Proteins co-encoded in one Malus domestica chromosome 09, GDT2T_hap1 genomic window:
- the LOC103453566 gene encoding protein HOTHEAD, with the protein MALVWAVKKQLLLLLAFWLVNFLPSSHGKGNFYEFRYPFIKRASSFPSVSSSSSSGHNNGYDYIVVGGGTAGCPLAATLSKNFNVLVLERGGVPFSNANVSFLQNFHIALADTSPTSASQPFVSTDGVINTRARVLGGGSCINAGFYTRASTRFIKRVGWDAKIVNESYPWIEKQIVHQPKLEPWQVAIRDSLLSVGVSPFNGFTYDHVYGTKVGGTIYDRFGRRHTSAELLSSGNPQKLTVLVYATVQKIVFDISGKKPRAVGVIFKDEKGNQHQALLADKPQSEVILSTGAIGSPQMLLLSGIGPKADLQKLKIPVVLDNKFVGKGMADNPMNAVFVPSSKPEKQTLIETVGITKMGVYIEGSSGFSQSKDSIQCHHGIMSAEIGQLSTIPPKQRTPEAIQAYIRSKKNLPHEAFRGGFILEKIASPLSKGDLSLVNTNVDDNPSVTFNYFSHPYDLQRCVDGIRMATKVVQSEHFTNYTKCDRQTAEKVLDMSVKANVNLIPKHTNDTKSLEQFCKDTVITIWHYHGGCHVGTVVSPEHKVLGVDRVRVVDGSTFSESPGTNPQATVMMMGRYFGVKIVRERLGTAAGI; encoded by the exons ATGGCCTTGGTTTGGGCGGTGAAGAAGCAGCTCCTTCTGCTTTTGGCTTTTTGGCTCGTCAACTTTCTCCCTTCTTCTCAtg GGAAGGGGAATTTCTATGAGTTCAGGTACCCATTCATCAAGAGAGCAAGCTCCTTCCCATCAGTATCATCATCTTCGTCCAGTGGGCACAACAATGGCTATGACTACATAGTTGTGGGAGGAGGCACAGCTGGGTGCCCATTGGCCGCAACCCTCTCAAAGAACTTCAATGTCTTGGTGCTTGAAAGAGGGGGAGTCCCTTTTTCCAATGCAAATGTCTCATTTCTTCAAAACTTCCACATTGCTTTGGCAGATACTTCACCTACTTCTGCATCCCAACCTTTCGTTTCAACAGATGGAGTCATCAATACTAGGGCTAGGGTTTTGGGTGGGGGCTCTTGCATCAATGCCGGCTTCTATACTAGAGCAAGCACAAG GTTTATAAAGAGAGTGGGATGGGATGCCAAGATAGTCAATGAGTCCTACCCATGGATTGAGAAGCAAATTGTTCACCAGCCTAAGCTTGAGCCGTGGCAGGTGGCCATAAGGGACAGTCTTTTGTCTGTTGGAGTTTCACCTTTCAATGGCTTCACTTATGATCACGTTTATGGAACCAAGGTTGGAGGAACCATTTACGACCGCTTTGGCCGCCGTCACACTTCTGCCGAGCTACTGTCGTCTGGGAACCCTCAGAAACTCACTGTCTTGGTCTATGCCACGGTTCAAAAAATTGTCTTTGACATATCAG GGAAGAAACCAAGGGCAGTGGGAGTGATCTTTAAAGATGAAAAGGGGAATCAGCACCAGGCATTGCTTGCTGATAAGCCACAGAGTGAAGTGATATTGTCTACTGGAGCAATTGGAAGCCCTCAAATGCTATTGCTAAGTGGGATTGGACCAAAAGCTGAtctccaaaaattgaaaattccaGTGGTGCTTGATAACAAGTTTGTTGGGAAGGGCATGGCTGATAATCCAATGAATGCAGTGTTTGTCCCAAGCAGCAAGCCAGAAAAGCAGACACTAATTGAAACTGTAGGGATCACCAAGATGGGTGTCTACATTGAAGGCAGCAGTGGGTTTAGCCAGTCCAAGGATAGTATTCAGTGCCACCATGGAATTATGTCAGCTGAG ATTGGGCAGCTATCTACTATTCCCCCAAAGCAAAGAACACCAGAAGCCATTCAAGCTTATATTAGGAGCAAGAAAAACTTGCCCCATGAGGCATTCAGAGGAGGCTTCATTTTAGAAAAAATTGCCAGCCCACTTTCCAAAGGTGATCTTAGCCTTGTCAACACCAATGTTGATGACAACCCCTCAGTCACCTTCAACTACTTCAGCCACCCATATGATCTTCAACGTTGCGTTGATGGAATCCGCATGGCCACGAAAGTTGTGCAGTCAGAACATTTCACAAACTACACAAAATGTGACAGGCAAACTGCGGAGAAGGTGCTTGACATGAGTGTGAAGGCTAATGTTAACCTTATACCAAAGCACACCAATGACACGAAGTCCTTGGAGCAGTTCTGCAAAGACACTGTGATCACTATTTGGCACTACCATGGAGGGTGTCATGTGGGAACTGTGGTTAGCCCCGAGCACAAGGTTCTCGGTGTAGACAGGGTCCGGGTTGTTGATGGCTCGACGTTTTCTGAATCCCCGGGGACTAATCCTCAAGCCACTGTCATGATGATGGGCAG GTACTTTGGAGTGAagattgtgagagagagattGGGAACAGCAGCTGGTATATAA
- the LOC103453567 gene encoding receptor-like serine/threonine-protein kinase ALE2, which translates to MGMQLHLLLLQMCLIAGALPFHGSAATHPRDALRPSSIAVPPSLSPSGGPATKWVHGPVSSPLVSHQKHHHSRKKFHSSAPGPTYPFHANTYNGQGPSVSPVQSLSPSRSWVAPAPSPTTLTSHHNMPIFPPAASPVDSSFKTTRAPQPSPILALPPPPPNEDCSSITCTEPLTYTPPGSSCGCVRPIQVKLQLDVAIYTFFPLVTELAEEIAASVAINRSQVRIMGADAASQQLEKSAVLINLVPTGITFDGTTAFQIYEKFWRRQVSIKPSLFGDYEVLYVHYPGLPPSPPSAPSTISTIDDGPYIGNDNHGRAIKPLGVDVPRRKKGGLGRSMIAVIALSSFTAFLLCVGGIWILLLKCGPCARQQENFAQTLSSSPTKLSGPPRSAMFGSMRGSESTSLSSGTMNYTGSAKTFTLNDIERATNTFDASRILGEGGFGLVYGGILDDGREVAVKVLKRDDHHGSREFLAEVEMLGRLHHRNLVKLIGICIEGHARCLVYELVPNGSVESHLHGIDKENDPLDWDARIKIALGAARGLAYLHEDSNPRVIHRDFKASNILLEYDCTPKVSDFGLARAALEEGKRHISTHVMGTFGYLAPEYAMTGHLLVKSDVYSYGVVLLELLSGRKPVDLSQPPGQENLVAWARPLLTSKEGIETVIDPALKPSDISWDSVTKVAAIASMCIQPEVSHRPFMGEVVQALKLVCNEFNETQEPGGSIGCGQDDLSLHIDSGNLEVSRSLHEQELPAVFGAGHDTKIPSTSDLLSASVEGLKVEGQEFGSFRRYSSSGPLRTGRKVKFWQRLRSLSRGSMSEHGLS; encoded by the exons CCACCCATCCTCGCGATGCCTTAAGGCCTTCAAGTATTGCAGTTCCACCTTCTCTGTCACCCTCCGGAGGTCCTGCAACGAAATGGGTGCATGGTCCCGTATCTTCTCCTTTGGTCTCACATCAAAAACATCACCACAGTAGAAAAAAGTTCCACAGCTCTGCTCCAGGACCAACTTATCCGTTTCATGCAAACACTTACAATGGACAAG GCCCTTCAGTCTCACCTGTTCAGTCACTCTCTCCGTCAAGGAGCTGGGTTGCACCTGCACCATCACCGACAACTCTCACAAGCCACCATAACA TGCCCATCTTCCCCCCTGCAGCTTCTCCCGTCGATTCTTCCTTCAAGACGACAAGGGCTCCACAACCATCACCAATTTTAGCACTACCACCTCCACCTCCCAACGAAG ATTGTTCATCAATCACATGTACAGAACCGTTGACTTATACACCTCCTGGATCAAGCTGTGGTTGTGTGAGGCCAATTCAAGTTAAACTCCAACTAGATGTTGCAATATACACATTCTTCCCTTTAGTTACAGAGCTGGCTGAGGAAATTGCAGCCAGTGTGGCAATAAACCGTAGCCAAGTTCGAATTATGGGAGCAGATGCAGCTAGTCAGCAGCTAGAGAAAAGCGCTGTCCTCATTAACTTGGTACCCACAGGAATAACGTTTGATGGCACTACTGCATTCCAAATCTACGAAAAATTCTGGCGCAGACAGGTTTCCATAAAGCCTTCGCTCTTTGGAGATTATGAAGTCTTGTATGTTCACTATCCAG GTCTCCCACCTTCTCCCCCTTCAGCACCGTCAACCATTTCTACTATAGATGATGGGCCATACATCGGAAATGACAACCATGGAAGGGCAATAAAACCTTTAGGTGTTGATGTGCCGAGGAGAAAAAAAGGTGGACTTGGAAGAAGTATGATTGCTGTGATTGCTCTATCATCCTTCACAGCCTTTCTTTTATGTGTGGGAGGTATTTGGATTTTGTTGTTGAAATGTGGACCTTGTGCCCGACAACAGGAAAATTTTGCACAAACTTTATCATCCTCTCCTACAAAACTCTCAG GGCCTCCAAGGTCAGCGATGTTTGGAAGCATGCGTGGTTCTGAATCAACATCCTTGAGCTCCGGCACCATGAACTATACTGGATCTGCTAAAACATTCACTTTGAATGACATAGAGAGAGCAACTAATACTTTTGATGCCTCGAGAATACTGGGAGAAGGTGGGTTTGGGCTTGTTTACGGTGGAATTTTAGATGATGGAAGAGAGGTGGCTGTCAAGGTTCTCAAGAGAGATGATCATCATGGTAGCCGGGAATTCTTGGCAGAAGTTGAgatgcttggccgtctacaccATAGAAATTTGGTTAAATTGATTGGTATCTGCATAGAGGGCCATGCACGTTGCCTGGTATATGAACTCGTTCCAAATGGGAGTGTTGAATCCCATTTACACG GCATTGACAAGGAAAATGATCCGCTTGATTGGGATGCCAGAATAAAGATTGCCCTTGGTGCAGCTCGGGGCTTAGCTTATCTCCACGAAGACTCAAACCCTCGTGTTATACATCGTGACTTCAAGGCCAGCAATATCTTGTTGGAATACGATTGTACACCCAAGGTTTCAGATTTTGGATTGGCTAGAGCAGCATTAGAGGAGGGGAAGAGACATATTTCAACACATGTCATGGGAACTTTCGG GTACTTGGCTCCAGAGTATGCAATGACCGGCCATTTGTTAGTGAAAAGCGACGTTTACAGCTATGGTGTAGTCCTTCTTGAGCTTCTATCAGGGAGAAAGCCAGTGGACCTGTCACAACCTCCAGGCCAAGAAAACCTTGTTGCTTGGGCGCGGCCTCTTCTCACAAGCAAGGAGGGGATAGAAACAGTTATAGACCCAGCCTTAAAGCCATCCGATATCTCATGGGATAGTGTGACCAAGGTGGCAGCAATTGCTTCAATGTGCATACAACCAGAAGTATCTCACCGCCCCTTCATGGGTGAGGTTGTGCAGGCCTTAAAGCTAGTATGTAATGAGTTCAACGAAACACAAGAACCGGGGGGTTCAATAGGTTGTGGTCAAGATGATCTTTCCCTTCATATAGATAGCGGTAACTTGGAAGTATCACGATCACTGCATGAGCAGGAGCTGCCGGCTGTATTTGGTGCTGGCCACGACACCAAGATACCATCAACATCGGATTTGCTAAGTGCATCTGTGGAGGGACTCAAGGTTGAAGGGCAGGAATTCGGGTCTTTCAGGCGGTACTCTAGTTCGGGACCTCTGAGGACAGGGAGAAAAGTGAAGTTTTGGCAGAGACTACGAAGTTTGTCTAGAGGCAGCATGAGTGAACATGGGTTATCATAG